From Zingiber officinale cultivar Zhangliang chromosome 5B, Zo_v1.1, whole genome shotgun sequence, the proteins below share one genomic window:
- the LOC121984413 gene encoding transcription initiation factor IIE subunit beta-like, translated as MSLQESLNRFKQQQERCQSTLTAISSRPSSKTSKSHKAAPSSNSSAPSKVSAPIKFSNDTERLQHINAIRKSPVGAQLKRVIDLLFETRQSFTPEEINEACYVDVNSNKALFDSLKNNTKVNYDGKRFSYKSKHDLKGKDQLLSLIRKYAEGLPVVEVKDSYSSVLEDLQALKASGQVWLLSNMDSQEDIVYPNDPKVIIKVDDELKQLFRGIELPRDMVDIEKELHKNGMKPATNTAKRRAMAEVHGITSKPKPKKKREITRRTKLTNAHLPELFQHLN; from the exons ATGTCACTGCAAGAAAGCCTTAATAGGTTTAAGCAACAACAGGAGAGGTGTCAGTCAACTCTCACAGCTATATCGTCTCGTCCATCTTCAAAGACTTCTAAATCACACAAAGCAGCACCTAGTAGCAATTCATCAGCTCCTTCAAAAGTATCTGCACCCATTAAATTCTCAAATGATACAGAAAGGCTGCAGCACATCAATGCGATTAGAAAGTCTCCTGTTGGTGCACAACTTAAACGTGTTATTGACTTACTCTTTGAG ACTAGACAATCTTTTACACCAGAAGAGATAAATGAAGCATGCTATGTCGATGTAAATTCCAATAAGGCGCTCTTTGATAGCTTAAAGAATAACACAAAAGTAAATTATGATGGGAAGCGCTTCTCTTACAAG TCCAAGCATGATCTGAAAGGGAAGGACCAACTTCTTTCACTGATAAGGAAATATGCAGAGGGACTCCCAGTTGTGGAGGTCAAAGATTCATATTCATCTGTTCTGGAAGACTTGCAG GCTCTAAAGGCATCTGGTCAAGTCTGGTTATTGTCCAACATGGACTCTCAGGAAGACATTGTTTACCCCAATGATCCAAAGGTAATCATAAAGGTGGATGATGAATTAAAGCAGCTTTTCCGGGGGATAGAGTTGCCAAGGGACATGGTTGACATCGAAAAGGAGCTTCACAAGAATGGCATGAAGCCAGCTACCAACACTGCCAAGAGGCGGGCCATGGCAGAAGTTCACGGCATCACTTCCAAGCCTAAGCCAAAGAAAAAGCGCGAGATTACACGCCGTACCAAGTTGACGAATGCCCATCTCCCGGAGCTCTTCCAGCACTTGAATTAG